The following proteins are co-located in the Nitrospirota bacterium genome:
- a CDS encoding 30S ribosomal protein S4, producing MAKYRGPVCRLCRREGEKLFLKGTRCMTEKCAIERRSYPPGQHGQGRQRISEYSAQLREKQKLRRIYGLQESQFRGVFGRAERRTGITGDHLLKLLECRLDNVVYRLGFASSRKEARQLVNHGHLLVNGRKTDVASYTVKAGDVVEVRPKSREIVSVLAALDAVEGRGIPAWLELERAAFKGTVRGIPTKEEIQLPVNEQLVVELYSR from the coding sequence GTGGCGAAGTACAGAGGCCCTGTCTGTCGGCTGTGTCGGCGAGAAGGCGAAAAGCTGTTTCTCAAAGGCACGAGGTGTATGACCGAAAAGTGCGCGATCGAGCGCCGGAGCTATCCGCCTGGGCAGCATGGGCAGGGGCGACAGCGCATCTCCGAGTACAGTGCACAGTTGCGCGAAAAGCAAAAACTGCGTCGCATCTATGGGCTGCAGGAGAGTCAGTTTCGTGGCGTGTTCGGTCGCGCAGAACGACGCACCGGCATTACAGGAGACCATCTGCTGAAGCTGCTGGAGTGCCGCCTCGACAATGTGGTCTACCGGCTGGGGTTTGCCTCCTCTCGTAAAGAGGCGCGGCAGTTGGTCAACCATGGGCATTTGTTGGTCAACGGGAGAAAAACCGACGTGGCGTCCTATACGGTCAAGGCCGGGGATGTCGTCGAGGTTCGGCCAAAGAGCCGCGAGATCGTGTCTGTCCTGGCCGCCCTGGACGCAGTGGAAGGGCGTGGGATTCCCGCATGGCTGGAGCTGGAGCGTGCCGCATTCAAGGGGACTGTCCGCGGGATTCCGACGAAAGAGGAAATTCAGTTGCCGGTCAATGAACAATTGGTCGTCGAATTATATTCCAGATAG
- the rapZ gene encoding RNase adapter RapZ — translation MQSLRLIIVSGLSGSGKTYMLKCFEDVGYFCVDNLPPALLPTFAELCLQQGGEVKKVALGIDIRERGFFGDFIANLDRLKTLGHSVELLFLEARNEILVRRFSESRRPHPLLPHAPVLEGVQLERERLLELRSRADRIIDTSDITVHELKDLVAKQSAGLSEGRPMTVSLLSFGYKFGVPFEADLLFDVRFLKNPNFIAQLKALTGEDARVQTYVFDDPDAVALLDRLEALLQFLLPCYERERRSYLTIGIGCTGGRHRSVAIALQLHDRLAKAGRTTTLRHRDLAKS, via the coding sequence ATGCAAAGTCTTCGTTTAATAATTGTGAGCGGTCTTTCCGGTTCTGGCAAGACCTACATGCTCAAGTGCTTTGAGGATGTGGGATATTTTTGCGTCGACAACCTGCCGCCAGCGTTACTGCCCACCTTTGCTGAGCTTTGTCTTCAGCAGGGAGGTGAGGTGAAAAAGGTGGCGCTCGGCATTGATATCCGGGAGCGCGGCTTCTTCGGAGACTTTATCGCCAATTTGGATCGCTTGAAGACGCTGGGTCATTCCGTTGAACTGTTATTTCTTGAGGCAAGAAACGAGATTTTGGTGCGTCGTTTTTCGGAATCTCGCAGGCCACATCCGCTACTTCCACATGCGCCTGTTTTGGAAGGTGTGCAGCTCGAACGCGAACGACTCTTAGAGCTACGCAGTCGCGCAGACCGAATTATTGACACATCAGATATCACCGTACATGAGCTCAAAGACCTCGTAGCGAAACAATCGGCTGGGCTTAGCGAAGGACGACCGATGACGGTTTCTCTATTAAGCTTCGGCTACAAATTTGGAGTCCCATTTGAGGCGGATCTATTGTTTGACGTGCGATTCCTCAAGAATCCAAATTTTATCGCCCAATTGAAAGCACTCACGGGGGAAGACGCGAGAGTGCAGACCTATGTTTTTGATGACCCTGATGCCGTGGCGCTGCTTGATCGTCTGGAGGCGTTGCTCCAGTTCCTGTTGCCTTGCTACGAGCGGGAGCGACGTAGTTACCTCACCATAGGAATCGGGTGTACAGGTGGTCGCCATCGTTCTGTGGCCATTGCCTTGCAGCTGCATGACCGCTTGGCAAAGGCTGGCCGCACTACTACCCTTCGTCATCGAGACCTCGCCAAGTCCTGA
- a CDS encoding translation initiation factor IF-1 → MPKEDVIEVQGTVAETLPNAMFRVKLDNDHVILAHISGKMRMHFIRILPGDKVTVEMSPYDLTRGRITYRFK, encoded by the coding sequence ATGCCCAAAGAGGATGTCATTGAGGTGCAGGGAACCGTGGCGGAGACGCTTCCGAACGCCATGTTTCGGGTGAAGTTGGACAATGATCACGTGATCCTCGCCCATATTTCAGGCAAGATGCGGATGCATTTTATTCGGATCTTGCCGGGCGACAAGGTGACGGTGGAGATGTCTCCATACGACCTGACGCGTGGGCGCATCACCTACCGGTTCAAGTGA
- the raiA gene encoding ribosome-associated translation inhibitor RaiA gives MLMQILITGRHVEVTPALRRHIDIRMKRVARFGAKLGDIQVILGVEKYRHTAEVVLTLNGVAVQAKASTKEMYASIDEVLDKVSRQISRQKDKRRNRKASPSALLLPVPRPVTPSLRSLGVRLVRTSLHRLTLEEATERLGSQAGALLVFENQAAERTQVLHRLGSGAIELIDPSPATP, from the coding sequence ATGCTCATGCAGATCTTGATCACGGGCCGGCATGTGGAGGTCACGCCGGCTTTGCGTCGGCACATTGATATTCGGATGAAGCGTGTGGCGCGGTTTGGAGCCAAGCTCGGCGATATTCAGGTCATTCTGGGGGTCGAAAAATACCGGCATACGGCGGAGGTAGTCCTGACGCTCAACGGGGTGGCCGTGCAAGCCAAGGCCTCTACCAAAGAAATGTATGCTTCCATCGACGAGGTGTTGGACAAGGTCAGCCGTCAGATCAGCCGGCAGAAGGACAAACGGCGTAATCGAAAGGCTTCTCCATCGGCACTGTTGCTGCCAGTCCCGCGTCCCGTAACACCCTCGCTGCGGTCTCTTGGCGTCAGGCTGGTGCGGACTTCACTCCACCGGCTCACGCTTGAGGAGGCGACCGAACGACTCGGTTCCCAAGCAGGGGCGCTCCTGGTATTTGAGAACCAAGCCGCTGAGCGGACTCAAGTTCTCCATCGATTGGGCAGTGGTGCGATTGAACTGATCGATCCGTCGCCTGCAACCCCCTAG
- a CDS encoding 50S ribosomal protein L36, with product MKVKSSVKPICSKCKVIRRRGVVRVLCENPRHKQRQG from the coding sequence ATGAAAGTCAAATCGTCCGTCAAGCCCATTTGTTCGAAGTGCAAGGTCATTCGCCGGCGAGGAGTCGTGCGGGTGCTCTGCGAGAATCCGCGACACAAACAACGTCAAGGTTAG
- a CDS encoding 30S ribosomal protein S13 gives MARIAGVDLPREKRVDIGLTYVFGIGRTTAAQVVKKAGVEGATRVKDLSEDEIVKLREIIERDHKVEGDLRKEVSMNIKRLVDTGTYRGLRHRKSLPVRGQRTKTNARTRKGRRASMGKARKPSGASSGA, from the coding sequence ATGGCTCGGATCGCCGGAGTGGATTTGCCGAGAGAAAAGCGGGTAGACATCGGGCTGACCTATGTCTTCGGGATCGGGCGCACAACCGCTGCGCAGGTCGTCAAGAAAGCCGGGGTGGAAGGCGCAACCCGCGTGAAGGATCTGAGCGAGGACGAGATCGTCAAGCTCCGTGAAATCATCGAGCGGGATCACAAGGTCGAAGGAGACCTTCGTAAAGAGGTCTCGATGAATATCAAGCGCTTGGTCGACACGGGAACCTACCGAGGTCTTCGGCATCGAAAAAGCCTCCCGGTTCGAGGGCAACGAACGAAGACCAACGCGCGGACCAGGAAGGGACGACGGGCGTCGATGGGAAAAGCCCGCAAACCATCCGGGGCCTCCAGCGGAGCGTAG
- the pilM gene encoding type IV pilus assembly protein PilM, whose protein sequence is MELPAPLKQLMTVDVGAWFGPSRQLLGLDIGSSAIKLVQMREQKGKYVLQKFGIKSLEPEVIVDGTVMDAARVVTVIKELLQESNVKLKNVAMSISGHSVIVKKITLPPMPDEELEGQVKLAAEQYIPFDINEVNLDFHVLNPLEQSEDGQAQMAILLVAAKKEKVNELTELVKGAGLSPVVLDVDAFAIENMYGINYETGPDEVVTLVNIGASVMNVNILKGGMSLFTRDISLGGNRYTESIQRDLGVSYEDAEAAKVGVRREGLDPESVAAVIDGVNAEVVSEVARSVDYFKSTNPEGEVSKIVMCGGSARVTGLMQQLGDRMGVTVELANPFNQVDTTAGKFDPDYLASVSSQAAVGVGLAIRAVGDR, encoded by the coding sequence ATGGAGCTGCCCGCACCGCTCAAGCAGTTGATGACTGTGGATGTCGGAGCCTGGTTCGGCCCAAGCAGGCAACTGCTGGGCTTGGATATCGGGTCCAGTGCCATCAAGCTGGTTCAGATGCGAGAGCAGAAGGGAAAGTATGTACTCCAAAAATTCGGGATCAAATCGCTGGAGCCGGAGGTGATTGTAGATGGAACTGTGATGGATGCGGCACGGGTGGTGACGGTCATCAAGGAATTGCTGCAGGAGTCCAATGTTAAGCTCAAGAATGTCGCGATGTCGATTTCCGGGCATTCCGTGATCGTCAAGAAAATTACCCTGCCGCCTATGCCGGACGAGGAGCTCGAAGGGCAAGTCAAGTTGGCCGCAGAACAATATATTCCCTTCGATATCAACGAGGTTAACCTGGATTTTCATGTTCTCAATCCTCTTGAGCAGTCGGAGGATGGTCAGGCCCAAATGGCGATCCTATTGGTTGCGGCCAAGAAAGAGAAAGTCAATGAATTGACCGAGTTGGTCAAGGGAGCGGGGCTGAGTCCTGTCGTGCTGGATGTGGATGCATTTGCAATCGAAAACATGTATGGAATCAATTATGAAACCGGCCCCGATGAAGTCGTAACCCTGGTTAACATTGGGGCAAGCGTGATGAATGTGAATATCCTCAAAGGGGGGATGTCTCTGTTTACACGCGATATCTCACTTGGAGGCAACCGTTACACCGAGTCGATTCAGCGGGACTTGGGGGTTTCGTATGAGGACGCAGAGGCCGCTAAGGTTGGGGTTCGGCGTGAGGGGCTTGATCCGGAATCGGTTGCGGCCGTCATTGATGGTGTCAATGCGGAGGTCGTCTCTGAAGTCGCCCGGTCGGTGGATTACTTCAAGTCCACCAATCCGGAAGGGGAAGTCAGTAAAATCGTGATGTGCGGAGGCAGTGCCAGAGTGACGGGGCTGATGCAGCAGTTGGGGGATCGTATGGGGGTAACGGTGGAGTTGGCTAACCCATTCAATCAGGTTGATACGACGGCCGGAAAGTTTGATCCTGATTACTTGGCGTCGGTGTCCTCTCAAGCTGCGGTGGGGGTTGGGCTGGCCATCAGGGCGGTCGGTGATCGATGA
- the lptB gene encoding LPS export ABC transporter ATP-binding protein: protein MQADATSACESAAGLAGSAPRLEAHGLAKAFKGRQVVKGVSLEIKAGEVVGLLGPNGAGKTTIFDMVVGLCPPDAGEIQLNGENITSLPMFKRARRGIGYLPQESSVFRRLTVEENILAILEMLDLPPRERTLRSEVLLQELDLTALRHSKAYALSGGERRRLEITRALVIAPQFLLLDEPFAGIDPIAVGDIQQIITRLKEKRIGVLITDHNVQETLSITDRAYIINEGSILEAGTPDTIVNSPTARAIYLGERFKL from the coding sequence ATGCAAGCCGATGCGACCTCCGCATGCGAATCGGCTGCCGGTCTGGCTGGGTCCGCTCCCAGGTTGGAGGCTCATGGGTTGGCCAAGGCTTTCAAGGGCCGGCAGGTGGTCAAGGGGGTCAGCCTGGAAATTAAAGCCGGGGAAGTGGTGGGACTGCTGGGTCCGAATGGAGCCGGTAAGACGACCATCTTCGATATGGTGGTGGGTTTGTGCCCACCGGATGCGGGTGAGATTCAGCTCAACGGCGAGAACATTACCAGTTTGCCGATGTTCAAACGGGCTCGCCGTGGGATTGGCTATCTACCGCAGGAATCTTCGGTCTTTCGAAGGCTCACGGTTGAAGAGAACATCCTGGCCATTCTGGAGATGCTCGACCTGCCTCCCCGGGAACGGACTCTCCGCTCGGAGGTGCTTCTGCAGGAGCTTGATCTGACGGCATTGCGCCATAGCAAGGCCTATGCTCTGTCCGGCGGAGAACGTCGCCGCTTGGAAATTACGAGGGCCCTGGTCATTGCCCCTCAATTTCTCCTTCTCGATGAGCCCTTTGCCGGCATCGATCCGATCGCGGTGGGCGACATTCAGCAGATCATCACTCGCCTCAAAGAAAAAAGGATCGGGGTCCTGATCACGGACCATAATGTCCAAGAGACCTTGTCCATCACTGATCGCGCCTACATTATCAACGAGGGTAGCATTTTGGAGGCTGGCACTCCGGACACTATCGTCAATAGTCCCACAGCCAGGGCGATCTATCTGGGCGAGCGGTTTAAGTTGTAG
- a CDS encoding adenylate kinase, whose translation MRLVFLGAPGVGKGTQAERIAARFRLPKISTGDILREAVRNQTPLGLEAKACMDQGKLVPDSVVVGIVKAKLAEPGCAGGFLLDGFPRTVGQAEELAAILGASGKSLDRVLNVVVPRTDVVRRLSGRRSCPKCQAVFHVDFAPPKIEGVCDQCKSTLVQRSDDRKEAVETRLNVYEEQTAPLIAYYRQRGLLSDLDGTGPIDEVQGRLLNVLAAQGLA comes from the coding sequence ATGCGGCTTGTCTTTCTCGGTGCGCCTGGCGTCGGCAAGGGAACTCAGGCCGAGCGAATTGCAGCCCGATTTCGTCTGCCGAAGATTTCGACCGGCGATATCCTGCGGGAGGCGGTCAGGAACCAGACGCCGCTGGGTCTCGAGGCCAAGGCTTGCATGGATCAGGGCAAGCTCGTTCCGGATTCGGTCGTGGTGGGCATTGTGAAGGCGAAATTGGCGGAGCCCGGTTGTGCTGGAGGGTTCCTGCTGGATGGCTTCCCCCGTACGGTCGGGCAAGCCGAGGAACTGGCCGCGATTCTTGGCGCAAGTGGGAAGTCGCTTGATCGGGTGCTCAATGTCGTGGTGCCGCGAACCGATGTGGTGCGGCGCCTGAGCGGGCGGCGCAGCTGCCCGAAGTGCCAGGCGGTCTTTCACGTCGATTTTGCGCCACCCAAGATCGAGGGGGTGTGCGACCAGTGCAAGAGCACATTGGTCCAGCGTAGCGACGATCGTAAGGAGGCCGTGGAGACCCGGCTGAACGTCTATGAAGAGCAGACAGCGCCCTTGATCGCCTACTATCGTCAGCGCGGGCTTCTCTCGGATTTGGACGGTACGGGGCCGATCGATGAGGTGCAGGGGCGGTTGTTGAACGTGTTGGCGGCGCAAGGCCTGGCGTGA
- a CDS encoding MerR family DNA-binding transcriptional regulator, which translates to MIVQVNSKNRFKTIEVCKLFDVSRATLFRWEREGLISDPPRDWRNWRVYTAQNIKEIKQIIQSRNHVA; encoded by the coding sequence ATGATCGTGCAAGTAAACTCAAAAAACCGCTTCAAAACCATCGAAGTATGTAAGCTCTTCGATGTATCGCGAGCCACCTTGTTCCGGTGGGAGCGTGAAGGGTTGATCTCTGATCCTCCACGCGATTGGAGGAATTGGCGCGTCTATACGGCTCAGAATATCAAGGAAATCAAGCAGATCATTCAATCGCGCAATCACGTGGCTTGA
- the lptC gene encoding LPS export ABC transporter periplasmic protein LptC — protein sequence MIAFQTDGLDSNMWERWIRRSLLAMTGILVSFLLYLLGTKVETGPSSNASSQAVLGKSDAGIDQFRFTQARAGKVQWEVHAQRARVFETEKRAVLEAVEVTLYGAKGWEMKLTGEEGTVNLATKDFVLANRVDPIVVQFEGGYTVVSNHLTWTDERRTIATKDPVTISGHGLKVSGRGFKGFLDAEEFQVLENVRVDLVR from the coding sequence ATGATTGCATTTCAAACCGACGGTTTGGACAGTAACATGTGGGAGCGTTGGATTCGACGTAGCCTCCTGGCTATGACTGGTATCCTGGTCTCCTTCTTGCTCTACCTCCTGGGCACCAAAGTGGAAACGGGGCCGTCGTCTAATGCTTCAAGTCAAGCCGTGCTTGGGAAGTCGGATGCCGGTATCGATCAGTTCCGCTTCACTCAAGCCCGGGCAGGAAAAGTGCAATGGGAGGTGCATGCCCAGCGGGCTCGGGTCTTCGAGACGGAGAAGCGCGCTGTCTTAGAGGCCGTCGAAGTCACACTCTACGGTGCCAAAGGATGGGAAATGAAATTGACCGGCGAGGAAGGGACGGTGAACCTCGCGACAAAAGACTTTGTGCTTGCCAATCGAGTAGATCCGATTGTTGTGCAGTTTGAAGGGGGCTATACCGTCGTGAGCAATCACCTGACGTGGACGGATGAGCGACGGACCATCGCGACAAAGGACCCGGTGACTATCTCCGGTCATGGGCTGAAGGTCAGTGGCCGAGGGTTTAAAGGATTCCTAGATGCTGAAGAATTTCAGGTGCTCGAGAATGTGCGTGTGGACCTGGTCAGGTAA
- a CDS encoding DNA-directed RNA polymerase subunit alpha: MIKAMKDFQVPIRVEAEKDTLSTVYGKFTAEPFERGFGTTIGNSLRRVLLSSLTGAAVTTVRIEGVLHEFSTIPGVTEDVTAIILNVKGLRFKLHTDKPKTVRLRKKGPGEAKGSDIIHDADLIVLNRDLHIATLDKEATLDMELVISPGRGYVPAERNKEEGLPIGVVAVDSIYSPVKRVNFHVENARVGRVTDYDKLLLEVWTDGSITPQDALSTAAGILRDHLTIFIHPEEQGEAAPQARKDDERREINKNLFRSVNELELSVRAANCLKNANIKTIADLVQKTEMEMLKTKNFGKKSLNEIKEILAEMGLSLGMKLDSVSAAESSAKHEG; this comes from the coding sequence ATGATCAAGGCAATGAAGGACTTCCAAGTCCCGATTCGGGTCGAAGCCGAGAAGGACACGCTGTCGACGGTCTACGGAAAGTTCACGGCCGAACCGTTTGAGCGGGGGTTCGGGACGACCATCGGCAATTCGCTCCGGAGGGTGTTGTTGTCCTCTCTCACCGGCGCGGCGGTGACAACCGTGCGGATCGAAGGGGTCTTGCACGAGTTTTCGACGATTCCCGGTGTAACGGAGGATGTGACCGCCATCATTCTCAATGTAAAGGGCCTCCGTTTCAAACTGCATACGGACAAACCAAAGACCGTGCGGCTGCGCAAGAAGGGGCCGGGCGAGGCCAAGGGGTCGGATATTATCCATGATGCGGATCTGATCGTTCTGAACAGGGATTTGCACATTGCGACTCTGGACAAGGAAGCCACGCTTGATATGGAGTTGGTGATCAGTCCGGGGCGCGGCTATGTGCCGGCGGAGCGCAACAAGGAAGAGGGCTTGCCCATCGGGGTTGTCGCGGTGGACTCGATCTATTCTCCCGTGAAACGGGTCAACTTCCACGTCGAAAATGCGCGGGTGGGTCGGGTGACGGATTATGACAAGCTGCTACTGGAGGTCTGGACCGACGGCAGCATTACGCCTCAGGACGCGTTGTCTACGGCCGCCGGTATTCTGCGGGATCACCTGACCATCTTCATCCATCCAGAAGAGCAGGGGGAAGCCGCTCCGCAGGCGCGCAAGGACGATGAACGGAGAGAGATCAACAAGAATCTCTTCCGGAGCGTGAATGAACTGGAGCTGTCCGTCCGGGCCGCCAATTGCCTCAAGAACGCGAACATCAAGACGATCGCGGATCTGGTGCAGAAGACCGAAATGGAAATGCTCAAGACCAAGAATTTCGGGAAGAAGTCGTTGAACGAGATCAAAGAAATCCTGGCCGAGATGGGGCTAAGCCTGGGTATGAAGCTGGACTCGGTCTCGGCTGCGGAATCCAGCGCGAAGCACGAAGGCTGA
- the rpoN gene encoding RNA polymerase sigma-54 factor — MKPRLGLDIRLSQKLIMTPQLQQAIKLLQLSRLELQQTLTQHLMENPLLEELQADVEEGEASAGEDLNQDKKEPKEAQDAGDSEETQVPGEGNRDELGWEDYFGGDRRAGDTEMPSSQDDLPSYDQTAVKPTSLEDHLLWQLGLSGLPEKDKAIGRLIIGNLDEDGYLRAPLIDLAVDAGVAPEAVESVLDQIQTFDPAGVAARDLRECLFIQLRFLGRAFRGSHRASPGLLEAIITNHLQDLEKKHYGRIAKALDVTTEEVLQAVRVIEGLEPKPGRPYFVSDNYVVVPDVFVVKDEGEWVAVLNDEGLPRLRISPYYKQLIASKRDPSDATKAYLDDKLRGAQWIIRSIEQRNKTIIKVVSSIVKFQEQFFNHGVQGLKPLVLKQVAEDIGMHESTISRVTANKYLYCPQGMYELKYFFNTGLQRSDEQEDMLSSVTVREMIRKMVAEEDPRHPLKDQEIVARLLGHNIVIARRTVAKYRTEVNIPSASQRKRFF; from the coding sequence ATGAAACCACGCCTCGGCCTTGATATCCGTCTCAGCCAAAAGCTGATTATGACGCCGCAGCTGCAGCAAGCAATCAAGCTGCTGCAGTTGTCGCGGCTGGAGCTTCAGCAGACCCTGACCCAGCATTTAATGGAAAACCCGCTATTGGAGGAGCTTCAGGCTGATGTGGAGGAAGGGGAAGCATCAGCCGGGGAGGACCTCAATCAGGACAAGAAGGAACCCAAGGAAGCTCAGGACGCAGGCGATTCCGAGGAGACGCAGGTTCCGGGCGAGGGAAACCGTGATGAACTGGGATGGGAGGACTACTTTGGCGGCGACCGTCGGGCTGGTGATACGGAAATGCCTTCTTCCCAGGACGATCTGCCCTCCTATGATCAGACTGCGGTTAAGCCAACCTCGCTCGAAGACCATCTTCTCTGGCAACTTGGCCTGTCCGGTCTTCCAGAAAAGGATAAAGCAATTGGCCGCCTTATCATCGGCAACCTGGATGAAGACGGATATTTGCGAGCCCCTCTGATCGACCTGGCTGTCGACGCGGGGGTAGCGCCTGAAGCCGTCGAGTCGGTATTGGACCAGATTCAGACTTTTGACCCGGCCGGTGTGGCGGCACGAGACCTGCGCGAGTGCCTATTCATCCAGTTACGGTTTCTGGGGCGCGCATTTAGGGGGAGTCACCGCGCTTCTCCAGGATTGCTGGAAGCCATTATCACCAACCACTTGCAGGATCTTGAAAAAAAACACTACGGGCGCATTGCCAAGGCCCTCGATGTCACGACGGAGGAGGTGCTTCAGGCCGTACGGGTCATCGAAGGGCTTGAGCCCAAGCCGGGTCGGCCATACTTCGTTTCCGACAACTATGTGGTTGTGCCGGATGTCTTTGTCGTGAAAGATGAGGGTGAATGGGTAGCGGTGTTGAATGACGAAGGCCTGCCTCGTCTCCGCATCAGCCCCTATTATAAGCAATTAATCGCCAGCAAACGGGACCCTTCCGATGCGACCAAGGCGTATCTAGACGACAAGCTGCGCGGCGCTCAGTGGATCATCCGCAGCATCGAACAGCGGAACAAGACCATCATTAAGGTCGTCAGCAGCATCGTGAAGTTTCAGGAGCAATTTTTCAATCATGGTGTGCAGGGTCTCAAGCCGCTGGTCTTGAAGCAGGTTGCCGAAGATATCGGGATGCACGAGTCCACGATCAGTCGAGTCACCGCCAACAAGTATCTCTATTGTCCGCAGGGGATGTATGAGCTGAAATATTTTTTCAACACCGGCCTGCAACGATCAGACGAACAGGAAGACATGTTGTCCTCGGTCACGGTTCGAGAAATGATTCGCAAAATGGTCGCCGAAGAGGATCCGCGCCATCCGCTGAAGGATCAGGAGATCGTCGCGCGACTGCTCGGCCATAATATTGTCATTGCCAGGCGTACGGTGGCGAAGTATCGAACGGAAGTCAACATTCCCTCAGCCAGCCAGCGGAAGCGATTTTTCTAA
- a CDS encoding 50S ribosomal protein L17, whose protein sequence is MRHRKRGRQLGRNTNHRRALFRSLVTSLLEHERIETTEAKAKEIRSFTDRMITLGKQGDLPARRRALGFLRSKAVVSKLFDDVAGRFAGRQGGYTRLIKTRRRVGDTAAMVAIELVAKREVAQSQSEKPAAEKGSKSPAKGSSDTEAKTSSSATAS, encoded by the coding sequence GTGCGTCATAGAAAGCGAGGCAGGCAGCTAGGTCGAAATACCAATCATCGGCGGGCGCTGTTCCGGAGTTTGGTCACATCCTTGCTCGAGCATGAGCGGATCGAGACGACCGAAGCCAAGGCCAAAGAGATCCGCAGCTTCACGGATCGGATGATCACTCTTGGGAAGCAGGGCGACTTGCCAGCGCGGCGACGCGCCCTTGGGTTTCTTCGCAGCAAGGCCGTGGTGTCCAAGTTGTTCGACGATGTGGCCGGACGGTTTGCCGGACGCCAGGGTGGGTACACGCGTCTGATCAAGACTCGGCGTCGGGTGGGGGATACTGCAGCCATGGTAGCCATTGAGTTAGTGGCTAAGCGCGAGGTAGCTCAAAGCCAGTCTGAAAAGCCTGCCGCCGAGAAGGGGAGCAAGTCGCCAGCTAAGGGGTCTTCTGACACGGAGGCCAAGACATCTTCTTCTGCGACTGCCTCCTGA
- a CDS encoding 30S ribosomal protein S11 — translation MSVKKGKKKERKVVQSGIAHIQASFNNTIVTITDMSGNSVVWASAGSQQFKGSRKSTPFAAQKAGEAAAKKAMEHGMRQVDVYVNGPGSGRESAIRSLQAAGLRINLIRDVTPIPHNGCRPPKRRRV, via the coding sequence ATGAGCGTCAAGAAGGGCAAGAAGAAAGAGCGGAAGGTGGTCCAAAGCGGGATCGCACACATCCAGGCGTCTTTCAATAACACGATTGTCACGATCACCGACATGAGCGGGAATTCGGTGGTGTGGGCCAGCGCCGGGAGCCAGCAGTTCAAGGGGTCGCGTAAGAGCACCCCGTTTGCGGCACAGAAGGCTGGCGAAGCGGCAGCCAAGAAGGCGATGGAGCATGGGATGCGGCAGGTGGACGTGTATGTGAATGGTCCAGGCTCTGGGCGGGAGTCTGCGATCCGATCCCTGCAGGCAGCAGGTCTGCGGATTAATCTGATCCGGGATGTCACGCCGATCCCGCACAATGGTTGCCGGCCGCCCAAGCGGCGGCGCGTATAG
- the map gene encoding type I methionyl aminopeptidase → MIILKTPEEIAIMARASKVVAETLQALKQAVRPGITTEDLDRIAEEHIRSRGGIPAFKGYRSYPKTLCASVNDQVVHGIPSSRRMLKDGDIIGLDLGAIVEGFYGDAAMTVPVGAISPKVAELLRVTEEALYKGIEQARVGNRLSDISHAVQQHAEAAGFSVVTDFVGHGIGRQLHEEPQVPNYGKPGQGPRLQVGMVLAIEPMVNMGQSGVRVLDDQWTAVTKDGSLSAHFEHTIAIQAEGQARILTKL, encoded by the coding sequence GTGATCATCCTCAAGACGCCCGAGGAGATTGCGATTATGGCCAGGGCGTCGAAAGTCGTGGCCGAGACGTTGCAGGCCTTGAAACAAGCGGTTCGCCCGGGCATCACCACGGAAGACTTGGATCGCATCGCGGAAGAGCATATCCGTTCACGGGGCGGGATTCCGGCCTTCAAAGGCTATCGGAGCTACCCGAAGACGCTCTGCGCATCGGTCAACGATCAGGTCGTACATGGGATTCCCTCCTCGAGGAGGATGTTGAAGGACGGAGATATCATCGGGCTGGATCTAGGTGCCATCGTGGAGGGGTTCTACGGGGATGCGGCCATGACGGTGCCGGTGGGGGCGATTTCTCCGAAGGTGGCCGAGTTGTTGCGCGTGACGGAGGAAGCACTCTACAAGGGGATCGAGCAAGCACGGGTCGGAAACCGGCTGTCCGACATTTCCCATGCCGTCCAGCAACATGCCGAGGCGGCCGGCTTTTCGGTCGTGACCGACTTCGTCGGCCACGGTATTGGACGCCAGTTGCACGAGGAGCCACAAGTCCCGAACTATGGGAAGCCGGGGCAGGGGCCACGTCTGCAAGTCGGGATGGTGCTGGCGATCGAGCCGATGGTCAATATGGGCCAGAGCGGCGTGCGTGTTTTGGACGACCAATGGACGGCGGTCACCAAAGACGGCAGCTTGTCTGCCCACTTTGAGCATACTATCGCGATCCAGGCTGAGGGCCAGGCGCGGATTTTAACGAAGCTGTAG